One Nocardia sp. BMG111209 DNA segment encodes these proteins:
- a CDS encoding helix-turn-helix transcriptional regulator, with protein MKADFFKTLGHPARIRVLELLSQRDHTVSEMLADIGVEAASLSQQLSVLRRAGLVTARREGLSVTYALTTSEVAELLAVARAILTGVVAGQAEVLEQSA; from the coding sequence ATGAAAGCCGACTTCTTCAAGACGCTGGGGCATCCGGCGCGGATCCGGGTCCTGGAACTGCTCAGTCAGCGGGACCACACCGTATCGGAGATGCTGGCCGATATCGGTGTCGAAGCGGCCAGCCTCTCCCAGCAGTTGTCGGTGCTGCGCCGCGCCGGACTGGTGACGGCCCGCCGCGAGGGACTCTCGGTCACCTACGCGCTGACCACCAGCGAGGTCGCCGAACTGCTCGCGGTCGCTCGGGCGATCCTCACCGGGGTCGTCGCGGGTCAGGCCGAGGTGCTCGAACAGTCCGCCTGA
- a CDS encoding alpha/beta fold hydrolase: MPEYRPLRLLSPDQEADARAVVNDLLTGDPAGVPAYLAEDIAALRSQSLFGAARIPGAGGVLLDAMVAWPLIAGPHPVIVLPAGLDPAGWKMYSGALIRLLLRGYAVVAYTERGLPGSDGELTVAGPEDVADARCVIDWALAHPELDADPDRIGMVGLSYGSGISQLVAQVDQRVKAVVALSTWADLGEALLYEDTRHIMAAEALASISEHPSAELLEVLADFRANINREAVLEYAGRRSPAAVPVGQRRPVPTFFTSYWHETIFPQNQLLDYFSEFPGPKRLDLAVGDHGAVEIPGMLLGVYTRTSEAAYDWLDRFVRGIDNGIDTDGVVHTETMYSFTVATAPDLRSWAQPIRTYHLAAPAGGSADGTLVPEPPGELRQAIRAGDPHVHAVNQLVFDGFLERLLMPVRQKFAEVDRATAAVWATPAPFARPQHIAGFPEFRLTITPSTDAATVVAYLFDLNPLTGNLRIVTHAATTVHNAGPGQSTAIALRLQATDYRIPLGHRLVLILATEDPLYASETARDSTVTLQGPGRLDIPVAP; encoded by the coding sequence ATGCCCGAATACCGTCCGCTGCGCCTGCTCTCCCCCGATCAGGAGGCCGATGCGCGCGCCGTCGTGAACGATCTGCTCACCGGCGACCCCGCCGGCGTCCCCGCCTACCTGGCCGAGGATATCGCCGCCCTCCGCTCCCAGAGCCTCTTCGGCGCGGCGCGCATACCGGGGGCCGGTGGCGTCCTGCTCGACGCCATGGTCGCCTGGCCGCTGATCGCGGGCCCGCATCCGGTGATCGTGCTGCCCGCCGGCCTCGACCCCGCCGGCTGGAAGATGTACTCCGGGGCCCTGATCAGGCTGCTGCTGCGCGGATACGCGGTCGTCGCCTACACCGAACGCGGGCTACCGGGTTCGGACGGTGAGCTGACCGTGGCCGGACCCGAGGATGTCGCCGATGCCCGGTGCGTGATCGACTGGGCGCTGGCACATCCGGAGCTCGACGCGGATCCCGATCGGATCGGCATGGTCGGGCTGTCCTACGGCTCGGGCATCAGCCAGCTGGTCGCGCAGGTCGACCAGCGGGTGAAAGCCGTTGTCGCCCTGAGTACCTGGGCGGATCTGGGTGAGGCGCTGCTCTACGAGGACACCCGCCACATCATGGCCGCCGAGGCGCTGGCCTCGATCAGCGAACACCCCAGCGCCGAATTGCTGGAGGTGCTCGCGGATTTCCGGGCGAACATCAACCGGGAGGCCGTACTGGAGTACGCGGGCCGCAGATCGCCCGCGGCGGTGCCGGTCGGGCAACGGCGCCCGGTGCCGACCTTCTTCACCAGCTACTGGCACGAGACGATCTTCCCGCAGAACCAGTTGCTGGACTATTTCAGCGAATTCCCCGGGCCCAAGCGCCTGGATCTGGCGGTCGGCGACCATGGGGCGGTGGAGATTCCGGGCATGCTGCTGGGTGTCTACACCCGCACCAGCGAGGCGGCCTACGACTGGCTGGACCGCTTCGTGCGCGGCATCGACAACGGGATCGACACCGACGGCGTGGTGCACACCGAGACCATGTACAGCTTCACCGTGGCCACGGCGCCGGACCTGCGATCGTGGGCCCAGCCGATCCGCACGTACCATCTGGCCGCCCCGGCCGGCGGATCCGCCGACGGCACACTGGTTCCGGAGCCGCCGGGGGAGCTGCGGCAGGCCATCCGCGCGGGCGATCCGCACGTCCACGCCGTGAATCAGCTGGTCTTCGACGGCTTCCTGGAACGACTGCTGATGCCGGTACGGCAGAAGTTCGCCGAGGTCGACCGCGCGACCGCGGCGGTGTGGGCGACCCCGGCCCCGTTCGCGCGGCCGCAGCACATCGCCGGATTCCCCGAATTCCGGCTCACGATAACCCCTTCCACCGACGCGGCCACGGTCGTCGCCTACCTCTTCGACCTCAATCCGCTCACCGGGAACCTCCGCATCGTCACCCACGCGGCCACCACCGTCCACAACGCCGGTCCGGGGCAGTCCACCGCGATCGCCCTGCGATTACAGGCCACCGACTATCGAATCCCGCTCGGCCACAGGCTCGTTCTGATCCTCGCCACCGAGGATCCGCTCTACGCGAGCGAGACCGCCCGCGACAGTACGGTGACCCTGCAGGGCCCGGGAAGGCTGGACATCCCGGTCGCTCCCTGA
- a CDS encoding MarR family transcriptional regulator, translated as MSSSTRTQAGSEGPRDSVDRVVAGLARLHPDLDHSPVAVIQRLGRVRRILEAEIEAGFAEFGLTGPDYVALATLRLHESDGGVSQRYLMRELGLTSGTISVRVERLVGQGLVTRSPDPADRRNTLVALTAAGRDLFDRVTPAHLAVEDRLLAALDPEQRHALEDILRRLLLSFEGSVPDDESPRLGMTLAPAHVAVRMREAVGLPAYTGLLVREVEPGSRAEAAGIRTGDVLLRAGDRDLRSVTALYAALRAADEPGALHISFVRGVDARHETTLDPSPHPADPAAAPITDGGNGIHLI; from the coding sequence GTGTCGTCGTCAACCCGCACGCAGGCCGGCTCCGAGGGCCCGAGGGATTCCGTGGACCGGGTCGTCGCGGGCCTGGCCCGCCTGCATCCGGACCTCGACCACTCACCGGTCGCGGTGATCCAGCGGCTCGGGCGGGTCCGGCGTATCCTCGAGGCGGAAATCGAGGCCGGATTCGCCGAATTCGGGCTCACCGGACCGGATTACGTCGCGCTGGCGACGTTGCGGCTGCACGAGAGCGACGGCGGCGTCTCGCAGCGGTATCTGATGCGCGAACTCGGCCTGACCTCGGGCACGATCAGCGTGCGCGTCGAACGGCTGGTCGGGCAGGGGCTGGTCACCCGCTCGCCGGATCCGGCGGATCGGCGCAACACCCTCGTCGCGCTCACCGCGGCCGGGCGCGATCTGTTCGACCGGGTCACCCCGGCGCACTTGGCCGTCGAGGACCGGCTGCTCGCCGCCCTCGATCCCGAGCAGCGCCATGCGCTGGAGGACATCCTGCGCCGATTGCTGCTGTCGTTCGAAGGATCGGTTCCCGACGACGAATCACCCAGGCTGGGAATGACTCTGGCCCCGGCGCACGTCGCCGTGCGGATGCGGGAGGCGGTCGGACTGCCCGCGTACACCGGGCTGCTGGTCCGGGAGGTCGAGCCGGGTTCCCGGGCCGAGGCCGCCGGAATCCGGACCGGCGACGTACTCCTGCGCGCCGGCGACCGGGACCTCCGTTCCGTCACCGCCCTGTACGCGGCCCTGCGTGCGGCCGACGAGCCCGGCGCACTTCACATTTCGTTCGTCCGCGGCGTCGACGCCCGGCACGAGACCACGCTCGATCCGAGCCCGCACCCCGCCGATCCGGCCGCCGCCCCGATCACCGACGGCGGCAACGGTATTCACCTGATCTGA
- a CDS encoding SDR family oxidoreductase: MTILVTGFRGSIGARVAAVLTTAGHEVRGTTRRLGDSPVPGVELVELDIDDPRTADAALTGVDTLFLYPTRGNSEVFLAAAREHGVRHLVLLSSPASFEAGEHDRMIGLVHRAAEERVQHCGVPATILYPGWLATNARRDWAPQIRERHRLGIAYPDSQINPIHPDDIAEVAADLLTSETHRARWHLLTGPAVLRLRDAVAVIADAIGKPVPIDEWDRAAALAARPPALPEPVLEVLLDVAAAAVTTVPLITNAVERITGHPPRPFAEWVRAHRDCFLP; the protein is encoded by the coding sequence ATGACCATTCTGGTAACCGGTTTCCGGGGCAGCATCGGCGCCCGGGTGGCCGCCGTGCTGACCACCGCCGGACACGAGGTGCGGGGTACCACCCGCCGACTCGGCGATTCCCCGGTACCCGGTGTGGAACTCGTGGAACTGGATATCGACGATCCCCGTACCGCCGACGCCGCCCTCACCGGCGTCGACACCCTGTTCCTCTATCCCACCAGGGGAAATTCGGAAGTCTTCCTCGCCGCCGCGCGGGAGCACGGCGTGCGGCACCTGGTCCTGCTGTCCTCACCCGCGTCCTTCGAGGCGGGCGAGCACGACCGCATGATCGGCCTCGTCCACCGCGCGGCCGAGGAGCGGGTCCAGCACTGCGGCGTCCCCGCCACGATCCTGTACCCCGGCTGGCTGGCCACCAACGCCCGCCGCGACTGGGCTCCGCAGATCCGCGAACGACACCGGCTGGGTATCGCCTACCCGGACTCGCAGATCAACCCGATCCACCCCGACGATATCGCCGAGGTCGCCGCGGATCTGCTGACCAGCGAGACACATCGCGCCCGCTGGCACCTCCTCACCGGCCCGGCCGTCCTCCGGCTCCGGGACGCCGTCGCCGTCATCGCCGACGCGATCGGAAAACCCGTCCCCATCGACGAATGGGACCGCGCCGCCGCCCTCGCCGCGCGCCCGCCGGCCCTGCCCGAACCCGTCCTCGAGGTGCTGCTCGACGTCGCCGCCGCCGCGGTCACCACCGTCCCGCTGATCACCAACGCCGTCGAGCGCATCACCGGCCACCCACCCCGTCCCTTCGCCGAATGGGTACGCGCACACCGCGATTGCTTCCTCCCCTGA
- a CDS encoding zinc-dependent alcohol dehydrogenase family protein, which translates to MRGTVLHAPGDIRFEDRPDPRPEQPTDAIIRTVATCVCGSDLWNYRGINDVSGPLTMGHEYVGVVEEVGDAVTTVRPGQFVVGGFAYSDNTCPNCRYGYQSACVHGGFFNTCQAEVVRIPHADGTLIALPDHPDRSQIPALLALSDVMGTGWYAAVAAEVRPGDTVVVVGDGAVGLCAVLAAKELGAERIIAMSRHESRQKLALDFGATDLVTERGDDGVAMIEDLTGGVGADAVLECVGTGESLAQARHAARAGGRVGFVGVPHGADFPAQELFRSHVALRGGAAPVRRFLPDLIDRVLGGRIDPGKVFDLTLPLDRVAEGYRAMDERRAIKTLLLP; encoded by the coding sequence ATGCGAGGCACCGTTCTGCACGCGCCCGGCGACATCCGTTTCGAGGACCGGCCCGATCCGCGCCCCGAGCAGCCGACCGACGCGATCATCCGCACGGTCGCGACCTGTGTCTGCGGCTCGGACCTGTGGAACTACCGCGGCATCAACGACGTCAGCGGGCCGCTGACGATGGGCCACGAATACGTGGGTGTCGTCGAGGAGGTCGGCGACGCCGTCACCACCGTGCGACCGGGTCAGTTCGTCGTCGGCGGGTTCGCCTATTCGGACAACACCTGCCCCAACTGCCGCTACGGATACCAGTCCGCCTGCGTCCACGGCGGCTTCTTCAACACGTGCCAGGCCGAGGTGGTGCGCATCCCGCACGCCGACGGCACCCTGATCGCCCTGCCCGACCATCCGGACCGGAGCCAGATCCCCGCGCTGCTGGCCCTGTCGGATGTGATGGGCACCGGCTGGTACGCCGCCGTCGCGGCCGAGGTGCGGCCCGGCGACACCGTGGTGGTGGTCGGCGACGGCGCGGTCGGGCTGTGCGCGGTCCTGGCCGCGAAGGAGCTCGGCGCCGAACGCATCATCGCCATGAGCCGCCACGAGTCGCGGCAGAAACTGGCGCTCGACTTCGGCGCCACCGACCTCGTCACCGAACGCGGCGACGACGGCGTCGCGATGATCGAGGATCTCACCGGCGGCGTCGGCGCGGACGCGGTGCTGGAATGCGTCGGCACCGGCGAATCCCTGGCCCAGGCCCGGCACGCCGCCCGCGCCGGTGGCCGCGTCGGTTTCGTCGGCGTCCCGCACGGCGCGGACTTCCCGGCCCAGGAACTGTTCCGCTCCCATGTCGCGCTGCGCGGCGGCGCGGCGCCCGTGCGCCGTTTCCTGCCCGATCTGATCGATCGGGTCCTCGGCGGCCGCATCGATCCCGGCAAGGTGTTCGATCTCACCCTCCCGCTCGACCGGGTCGCCGAGGGCTACCGTGCCATGGACGAGCGCCGCGCGATCAAGACCCTCCTGCTCCCCTGA
- a CDS encoding SDR family NAD(P)-dependent oxidoreductase → MDLQLQGKRALVTGASSGIGRAIALGLAAEGVAVVVHGRDRDRAEGTAAAVTAAGGRAAVVLGDLAADAMATEVAERAATAFGGIDILVNNAGGLGADGWTAATPADWLGLYNTNVATAVRLIRALTPRMREGKWGRVIQIGSAANPNPLPLRAAYSAAKAALANLTVGLSKELAATGITVNTVSPGPVLVDGWWDFARTFARGHGLGDDVAAATRMLLDGPLANPSDRLVEPAEIATAVAFLASPRSASVNGANLRIDGGLVPTVN, encoded by the coding sequence ATGGATCTGCAACTGCAAGGCAAACGCGCGCTGGTCACCGGCGCTTCGAGCGGCATCGGCCGGGCGATCGCGCTCGGATTGGCCGCCGAGGGCGTCGCCGTGGTCGTGCACGGCCGCGACCGCGATCGGGCCGAGGGCACCGCCGCGGCCGTCACCGCCGCCGGTGGCCGGGCCGCCGTCGTGCTCGGGGATCTGGCCGCCGACGCGATGGCGACGGAGGTGGCCGAACGTGCCGCCACGGCGTTCGGCGGGATCGACATTCTGGTGAACAACGCCGGCGGCCTCGGCGCGGACGGCTGGACCGCGGCCACCCCCGCGGATTGGCTCGGGCTCTACAACACCAACGTCGCCACCGCGGTGCGCCTGATCCGGGCACTGACCCCGCGGATGCGGGAAGGCAAGTGGGGCCGCGTAATTCAGATCGGCAGCGCGGCGAACCCGAATCCGCTGCCGCTGCGCGCGGCATACAGCGCGGCGAAGGCGGCGCTGGCCAACCTCACCGTCGGCCTGTCGAAGGAACTCGCCGCCACCGGGATCACGGTGAACACCGTCAGCCCGGGCCCGGTTCTCGTCGACGGCTGGTGGGACTTCGCGCGGACCTTCGCGCGGGGCCACGGCCTCGGCGACGACGTGGCCGCCGCCACCCGGATGCTGCTCGACGGCCCCCTGGCCAACCCGTCGGACCGCCTGGTCGAACCCGCCGAGATCGCGACCGCGGTGGCCTTCCTCGCCAGTCCGCGCAGCGCGTCCGTGAACGGCGCCAACCTCCGCATCGACGGCGGCCTGGTCCCCACGGTCAACTGA
- a CDS encoding MarR family winged helix-turn-helix transcriptional regulator — MSTNAGLREDGDDDLDRSIRDLLLLMPQIMGRVKRLPVPPELAGMELTPRHLSLLSLLLFDGSMTVNELAGRLGVAPTTASLMIGDLSRKGILTRRENEADRRQKIVDIADAHRGAIETWLAPGARAWRRVLAPLSAAERRLFVTTMMAYHEAAEQV, encoded by the coding sequence GTGTCAACCAATGCCGGGCTCCGGGAGGACGGCGACGACGATCTGGATCGGTCGATCCGGGATCTGTTGCTGCTGATGCCGCAGATCATGGGCCGGGTCAAGCGGCTGCCGGTGCCGCCGGAGCTGGCCGGCATGGAGTTGACGCCGCGGCATCTGTCGCTGCTGTCGCTATTGCTGTTCGACGGTTCGATGACCGTCAACGAACTCGCGGGCCGCCTCGGCGTCGCCCCGACCACGGCGAGCCTGATGATCGGCGACCTCAGCCGCAAGGGCATTCTCACCCGGCGCGAGAACGAGGCCGATCGGCGGCAGAAGATCGTCGATATCGCCGACGCGCATCGGGGGGCGATCGAGACGTGGCTGGCGCCGGGCGCGCGGGCGTGGCGGCGGGTGCTGGCGCCGCTCAGTGCGGCGGAACGGCGGCTGTTCGTCACCACCATGATGGCGTATCACGAAGCGGCCGAGCAGGTTTAG
- a CDS encoding aldo/keto reductase — MKLGGRLEVSRLGLGTMGMSFAYTGAGSDDAESVRTIHRALDLGVTLIDTAEVYGPYRNEELVGQALRGRREEAVLATKFGMISHTGRDAGVLDSSPASIRTAVEGSLRRLGTDYIDLYYQHRVDPATPIEDTVGALADLVTAGKIRHIGLSEAGPNTIRRAHAVHPITALQSEYSLWTRDPEPETLPVLGELGIGFVAYSPLGRGFLTGAIHSTDGFDAHDNRKSNPRFTGDNFATNLRLAEEVRQIATDAGVTPARIALAWLLSRGDDIVPIPGTKRVSRLEENVTAADLTLTPEQLSRLDNLTPPAGDHHNEAQMRMIER, encoded by the coding sequence GTGAAACTCGGTGGCCGACTGGAGGTTTCCCGCCTCGGACTCGGCACGATGGGAATGTCGTTCGCCTACACCGGCGCCGGCAGCGACGACGCCGAATCCGTCCGCACCATCCATCGCGCCCTGGACCTCGGGGTGACCCTGATCGATACCGCCGAGGTCTACGGCCCGTACCGCAACGAGGAACTGGTCGGGCAGGCGCTGCGCGGCCGCCGCGAGGAGGCGGTACTCGCCACCAAATTCGGCATGATCTCCCACACCGGCCGCGACGCCGGCGTCCTGGACAGCAGCCCCGCGAGCATCCGCACGGCGGTCGAGGGATCGCTGCGGCGGCTGGGCACCGACTACATCGACCTCTACTATCAGCACCGCGTCGATCCGGCCACCCCGATCGAGGACACCGTCGGCGCCCTCGCCGACCTCGTCACCGCCGGCAAGATCCGGCACATCGGCCTGTCCGAGGCCGGGCCGAACACCATCCGCCGCGCCCACGCGGTCCATCCGATCACCGCCCTGCAATCGGAATACTCGCTGTGGACCCGCGACCCCGAACCCGAAACCCTGCCCGTACTAGGGGAACTCGGCATCGGATTCGTCGCCTACTCCCCGCTGGGCCGCGGATTCCTCACCGGCGCCATCCATTCGACCGACGGCTTCGACGCGCACGACAACCGCAAATCCAACCCCCGCTTCACCGGTGACAACTTCGCCACCAATCTCCGCCTGGCAGAAGAGGTCCGGCAGATCGCCACCGACGCCGGCGTCACCCCGGCCCGGATCGCGCTCGCCTGGCTGCTGTCCCGCGGCGACGACATCGTCCCCATCCCGGGCACCAAGCGCGTGTCCCGCCTCGAGGAGAACGTCACCGCCGCCGACCTCACCCTCACCCCCGAACAGCTCAGCCGCCTGGACAATCTGACCCCGCCCGCGGGTGATCACCACAACGAGGCCCAGATGCGGATGATCGAACGCTGA
- a CDS encoding LLM class F420-dependent oxidoreductase, which translates to MRFGFKTSPQNTTWADMLAVWREADGIEIFESGWNFDHFYPIFSDSTGPCMEGWVTLTALAQATNRLRLGTLVTGVHYRHPAVLANMAATLDIVSGGRLELGIGAGWNEEESGAYGIELGSLRDRSDRFEEACEVLTGLLSEPTTTFEGRFYHLTEARNEPKGPQRPHPPICIGGNGEKRTLRTAARFAQHWNYLGGTADEFARKRDVLHQHCADIGRDPAEITLSSHVRLGENGEIGPALEQISALGAEGLDLAIVYLAPPHGPEVLTPLAEGLATLA; encoded by the coding sequence ATGCGCTTCGGTTTCAAGACATCGCCGCAGAATACGACGTGGGCGGACATGCTGGCCGTCTGGCGGGAGGCCGACGGGATCGAGATCTTCGAATCCGGCTGGAACTTCGACCACTTCTACCCGATCTTCTCCGATTCGACGGGCCCCTGTATGGAGGGCTGGGTCACCCTCACCGCGCTGGCCCAGGCCACCAACCGGCTGCGGCTGGGCACGCTGGTCACCGGCGTCCACTACCGGCATCCGGCGGTACTGGCGAATATGGCCGCCACGCTGGACATCGTCTCGGGCGGCCGGCTGGAACTGGGGATCGGCGCGGGCTGGAACGAGGAGGAGTCCGGCGCCTACGGCATCGAACTGGGCAGCCTGCGGGACCGCAGCGACCGGTTCGAGGAGGCGTGCGAGGTGCTCACCGGGCTGCTGAGCGAGCCGACCACCACCTTCGAGGGCCGGTTCTACCACCTGACCGAGGCCCGCAACGAGCCGAAGGGGCCGCAGCGGCCGCATCCGCCGATCTGCATCGGCGGCAACGGCGAGAAGCGGACCCTGCGCACCGCGGCCCGGTTCGCGCAGCACTGGAACTACCTGGGCGGTACGGCGGACGAATTCGCGCGCAAACGCGATGTGCTGCACCAGCATTGCGCCGACATCGGCCGCGATCCGGCGGAGATCACGCTGTCCAGCCACGTCCGGCTGGGCGAGAACGGTGAGATCGGCCCGGCCCTGGAGCAGATCTCGGCACTGGGCGCCGAGGGCCTGGACCTGGCGATCGTCTATCTGGCGCCGCCGCACGGCCCCGAGGTGCTGACCCCGCTCGCCGAGGGACTGGCCACGCTGGCCTGA
- a CDS encoding 3-hydroxyacyl-CoA dehydrogenase → MELNGAVALVTGGASGLGLATVRELHAHGVKVAIVDLPSSAGETIAKELGDGVIFTPADVTSEEQITAALDAAAELGPLRIAVNCAGIGNAIKTVGKQGAFPLADFTRVVNVNLIGTFNVIRLAAERISATEPVGEERGVIINTASVAAFDGQIGQAAYSASKGGIVGLTLPVARDLASLKIRVVTIAPGLFHTPLFAALPEEAVASLGAQVPHPSRLGDPVEYGALARHIVENPMLNGETIRLDGAIRMAPR, encoded by the coding sequence ATGGAACTCAACGGCGCGGTCGCACTGGTGACCGGTGGCGCCTCGGGCCTGGGCCTGGCCACCGTTCGCGAGCTGCATGCCCATGGCGTGAAGGTGGCGATCGTCGATCTGCCGTCCTCGGCGGGCGAGACGATCGCGAAGGAACTGGGCGACGGCGTGATCTTCACCCCCGCCGACGTGACCAGCGAGGAGCAGATCACCGCGGCGCTCGACGCCGCCGCCGAGCTGGGCCCGCTGCGCATCGCGGTCAACTGCGCCGGCATCGGCAACGCGATCAAGACCGTCGGCAAGCAGGGCGCGTTCCCGCTGGCGGACTTCACCCGCGTGGTGAACGTCAACCTGATCGGCACCTTCAACGTCATCCGCCTTGCCGCCGAGCGCATTTCGGCGACCGAGCCGGTGGGCGAGGAGCGCGGCGTGATCATCAACACCGCATCGGTCGCGGCCTTCGACGGTCAGATCGGCCAGGCGGCGTACTCCGCGTCCAAGGGCGGCATCGTCGGCCTGACCCTGCCGGTCGCGCGCGACCTCGCGAGCCTGAAGATCCGCGTGGTCACCATCGCGCCGGGCCTGTTCCACACCCCGCTGTTCGCCGCCCTGCCCGAGGAGGCCGTCGCCTCGCTCGGCGCCCAGGTGCCGCACCCGTCGCGGCTCGGCGATCCCGTCGAATACGGCGCCCTGGCCCGCCACATCGTGGAGAACCCGATGCTCAACGGCGAGACCATCCGCCTCGACGGCGCCATCCGGATGGCCCCGCGCTGA
- a CDS encoding NDMA-dependent alcohol dehydrogenase codes for MKSKGALIWEFDQPWQIEEIEIGDPRRHEVKVQLEAAGMCHSDHHLVTGGIPMAGFPVLGGHEGAGVVVEIGEGVEDIVVGDHVVLSFIPSCGKCPSCQAGMRNLCDLGALLLAGTSVSDGTHRVRARGQDVFPMTLLGTFAPYTVVHESSVVKIDPSIPFEVACLVGCGVTTGYGSAVRSAGVRPGEDVAIIGLGGVGISALQGAVHAGARHIFAVDPVPWKREQALKFGATHAFTTIEEATGAAAEITAGGMAKKVIVTVGHARGEDVDTWLGLTAKGGTCVVTAMGSLMDNQATLNLSMLTLMQKNLQGTIFGGGNPHYDIPHLLSMYQVGKLNLDDMVTRQYPLEKINDGYRDMLEGRNIRGIIRYTDADR; via the coding sequence ATGAAGTCCAAGGGTGCACTCATCTGGGAATTCGATCAGCCGTGGCAGATCGAGGAGATCGAGATCGGCGATCCGCGCCGGCACGAGGTGAAGGTCCAGCTGGAAGCGGCCGGCATGTGCCATTCCGACCATCATCTGGTCACCGGTGGAATCCCGATGGCGGGTTTCCCGGTGCTGGGCGGCCACGAGGGCGCCGGGGTGGTCGTCGAGATCGGCGAGGGTGTCGAGGACATCGTTGTCGGCGACCATGTCGTGCTGTCGTTCATCCCCTCCTGCGGAAAGTGCCCCTCCTGCCAGGCCGGAATGCGCAACCTGTGCGACCTCGGGGCGCTGCTGCTGGCCGGCACCTCGGTCTCCGACGGCACACACCGGGTCCGGGCCCGCGGGCAGGACGTCTTCCCGATGACCCTGCTGGGCACCTTCGCCCCGTACACCGTGGTGCACGAGAGTTCGGTGGTGAAGATCGACCCGTCCATCCCGTTCGAGGTCGCCTGCCTGGTCGGCTGTGGTGTGACCACCGGGTACGGCTCGGCCGTGCGCTCCGCCGGCGTCCGCCCCGGTGAGGACGTCGCGATCATCGGCCTGGGCGGGGTCGGCATCTCCGCGCTCCAGGGCGCCGTGCACGCCGGCGCGCGGCACATCTTCGCCGTCGACCCGGTGCCGTGGAAACGCGAACAGGCACTGAAATTCGGTGCCACCCATGCCTTCACGACGATCGAGGAGGCGACCGGCGCGGCCGCGGAGATCACCGCGGGCGGGATGGCGAAGAAGGTGATCGTCACCGTCGGGCACGCGCGCGGCGAGGACGTCGACACCTGGCTCGGCCTCACCGCCAAGGGCGGCACCTGCGTGGTCACCGCCATGGGCAGCCTGATGGACAACCAGGCCACCCTCAACCTCTCGATGCTGACCCTGATGCAGAAGAACCTGCAGGGCACCATCTTCGGCGGCGGCAACCCGCACTACGACATCCCGCACCTGCTGTCGATGTATCAGGTCGGCAAGCTCAACCTCGACGACATGGTCACCCGGCAGTATCCGCTGGAGAAGATCAACGACGGTTACCGGGACATGCTGGAGGGCCGCAACATTCGCGGCATCATCCGCTACACCGACGCCGACCGCTGA